The following proteins are encoded in a genomic region of Nitrospirota bacterium:
- the dprA gene encoding DNA-processing protein DprA codes for MQTNSDPALFWIGLSSIPGVGRITFRKLVDLFGSPERALSVSYEDLKKIGMLSDKVAAAIGSFPWQEHAKREIAKADEANIAIVTADNPAYPESLRNTPDRPPYLYVKGALRAEDSNAIAIVGTRKPTHYGMTVTRRIASELSSAGFTIVSGMARGIDTQAHRGALTAKGRTIAVLGCGIDVVYPPENKGLMEEISSAGRGAVVTENPFGTQPESGYFPSRNRIISGLSQGTVIIEAAEDSGSLITAKYTLEQGRKLYAVPGNIGSLTSKGTNNLIKQGAILVEGVEDILRDLGMQKRDKGPDMPARPLPALTQEETTVLRCITNEPKHIDIIMNESRANAGKLGGVLINLELKGLAKQLPGKYFVREES; via the coding sequence ATGCAAACAAATTCCGATCCGGCCCTCTTCTGGATAGGACTCAGCAGCATTCCGGGAGTAGGACGCATCACGTTCAGGAAACTCGTCGACCTTTTCGGTTCACCGGAGCGGGCGCTCTCCGTTTCCTATGAGGATCTCAAAAAGATCGGCATGCTGTCCGACAAGGTCGCCGCGGCAATCGGATCGTTCCCCTGGCAGGAACATGCGAAGCGGGAGATCGCGAAAGCGGATGAAGCGAATATTGCGATCGTGACCGCGGACAACCCCGCGTATCCTGAAAGCCTCAGAAATACGCCCGACCGACCGCCCTACCTGTATGTGAAAGGCGCGTTGCGGGCCGAGGACAGCAACGCCATCGCGATCGTCGGCACGCGCAAGCCCACACATTACGGGATGACCGTAACGCGCCGAATCGCATCGGAACTTTCTTCCGCGGGTTTTACCATTGTCAGCGGCATGGCGAGAGGGATCGACACCCAGGCGCATCGTGGTGCGCTCACGGCAAAAGGCCGGACCATTGCGGTGCTCGGGTGCGGCATCGATGTGGTGTATCCGCCCGAGAACAAGGGTCTTATGGAAGAGATCAGCAGCGCAGGACGTGGGGCCGTGGTGACCGAGAACCCCTTCGGCACGCAACCTGAATCGGGTTACTTCCCGTCGAGAAACCGGATCATCAGCGGGCTATCACAGGGAACCGTGATCATCGAGGCTGCCGAAGACAGCGGCTCGCTCATCACCGCAAAGTACACGCTCGAACAGGGCCGCAAGCTCTATGCCGTACCGGGGAACATCGGCTCGCTGACCAGCAAAGGCACGAACAATCTGATCAAGCAGGGCGCGATCCTGGTGGAAGGCGTGGAAGATATCCTGAGGGACCTCGGGATGCAAAAACGGGACAAAGGACCGGACATGCCGGCCCGTCCCCTGCCCGCGCTTACCCAGGAAGAAACAACCGTGCTTCGCTGCATCACGAATGAGCCGAAGCACATTGACATCATCATGAATGAAAGCCGCGCCAATGCCGGAAAGCTGGGCGGGGTCCTGATCAATCTGGAGTTGAAAGGACTCGCGAAGCAGCTCCCGGGGAAGTATTTTGTGCGGGAAGAATCATAA